The Salicibibacter halophilus DNA window ATAATTTTCTTCTTCGCCATTCTCTTTGATTTTCAAAATAATGTCAGTACCGACCGTTTCTTTTTCATGAGGTTCGATCGAGTAGCCGTCCGTGCCTTCCGATTCCCATTTGTACGCTTCATCGCCGTCCAAGGATTTGCTGATGACTGTGACTTGATCCGCGACCATAAAAGAAGAATAGAAGCCAACGCCAAATTGGCCGATGATGTCATGCCCATCTTCCAACTCGGTTTCATTTTTAAACGCGAGTGAGCCGCTTTTCGCGATGATGCCAAGGTTGTCTTCCATTTCATCTTTCGTCATGCCAATGCCTGTGTCGGTAATTTGCAATGTGCGGTTTTCTTTGTCAGGCGTCACCTTTATGTAGTATTGGTCTTTGTCAAAGGTCAAACTATCATCGGTTAACGCTCGGTAATAAATTTTGTCGATGGCATCACTCGCGTTAGACATCAATTCTCGTAGAAAAACCTCTTTATGCGAATAAATGGAGTTAATCATCAGCTCCAACAATCGTTTCGATTCAGCTTTAAAGGCTGTTTTCGCCATGGTGTATGCTCCTTTCCATTTCAGTTAGCACTCTCGAATGCCGAGTGCTAATCTTATTATTTCGCATAAGCAAATGATTGTCAATAGAGGGGGAGGGCACGCGTCGAAGGCGATGGCTATCAATACAATTTGCTGGAGATCGATTTGGCGATCATTTCTTTATTTTGCTGAGCGTGTTCATATTGTGTCATCGCGATCCCTGTGCAGAGCAAATCGATCACGAAAAGTTGAGACACTTTGGAGACGAGCGATCCACTGTCTAAAGGGTTTTCTTTTGCAGACGTAAGCAGAATAAGATCGGAATATTTGGATAAAGGGGATTTCACATAATTGGTGATGGCAATTACAGTAGCCTGATTTTTCTTAGCTTCTTGAACGGCGTCAACAATGTCTTTTGTACTACCGGTCAAACTAATGGCGATGACCACTGTTTTATCCGTAACAGAAACAGAACGGATGACTTGGTTATGTGGATCGGTCACCACTTCAATGTTTTTTCCTATTCGCATGAGGCGGTTTTTCATATCAAGTCCGGCGATCCCCGAGGAAGAAATCCCGTACACAATCACTTCATCGGCGTTGCTAATTTTGTCGATGCCTTGTTGCAAGGTGTCAGCATCAAGCAATTCATGGGTATCGGCAATGACCTGTGTCATATTGCTTTTTATTTTGTCAATATACGTTTCATTATTGTTCGTTTTTTGTTGAGAGGATAGTTCTTGGGCTAGCGAAAATTTAAAGTCTTGATAACCTTTAAAACCCAGTTTGCGGCAAAATCTTAATACTGTGGCTTCACCAAGATTACATGCAATAGAAATCTCCGTTAAAGATTGATACAACACTTCCTCGAAACGTTCCAAGACATATTGATGCAATTTATGCTCGGATTTTGTGAAGGTGTTTTTGTTTTGCTCCATTAGGATTGTTAATTTTAGCTGCTCCCCGTGGTTATTCATGCACTAATCACCTCTAGGAATAGTTATGGTTAAAATCTTACCCTATTGAACATATACTGTACACATTTTTGGAGTAAATCTCCATAATTAAAAAAATAATTGACATTATATTGTCATATTGGTAAGGTGTATGCAACAAGA harbors:
- a CDS encoding MurR/RpiR family transcriptional regulator; this translates as MNNHGEQLKLTILMEQNKNTFTKSEHKLHQYVLERFEEVLYQSLTEISIACNLGEATVLRFCRKLGFKGYQDFKFSLAQELSSQQKTNNNETYIDKIKSNMTQVIADTHELLDADTLQQGIDKISNADEVIVYGISSSGIAGLDMKNRLMRIGKNIEVVTDPHNQVIRSVSVTDKTVVIAISLTGSTKDIVDAVQEAKKNQATVIAITNYVKSPLSKYSDLILLTSAKENPLDSGSLVSKVSQLFVIDLLCTGIAMTQYEHAQQNKEMIAKSISSKLY